From Anopheles arabiensis isolate DONGOLA chromosome 3, AaraD3, whole genome shotgun sequence, a single genomic window includes:
- the LOC120902267 gene encoding blastoderm-specific protein 25D isoform X1, with the protein MALSSDPYEQKLYHMFQAHSSPGNGVLDREALVKLCHTLELKERGHLLVKCLMTGSKTHVSFREFREGLLHILGGNDGSSSQQPAGTGDLDAAATSPSTRSREAYEESDSDHPDQQSQQQQQQKQEVLDQQMASYASPVCLTTPGKANHIGGNAGSNNSTISSTSSNSSTSGSPSFHSAAGKFSNGGSSSNSGSTHKHRSPTQQRSSSAPKPFHGKTETSGHKLPHEDEVVEKEKKNVSLSTVIGHAKTLPHDKQKTSVDGVPVDDNEFMSQPIVNRLPKHEAEVDETSDREVSPKFVVGTKKYGRRSRPREDVNGLDSSSLSSNSDNESVTVKSAARKTAAAAAGAAEEEEPISVHHVPGRTRQSFITGTGTVASSKVQRSASQSDIHGSKRRRPVMAGGTGVNRLKRCASLPTHRQRPTVVESKRNTTTVTIREQLHMDDDRIDQKIYFMNLSENLREIWDSLLLDSDRRHGDLLNQAQLEEVCERVGLQKVPARLAAQEVFNKLSLQPIEGIGFEEFIALLESNTDLLPMSETKELQLGDCGTGGSPTVSPSVVSPEESAFTLAMPPDWTSEIGSLAASIIIDMWESAGIDAPANLLHDLGFDRDVIQVADLVQALEEEHQRLVSGHMNSSTISNISSNPFDDAALIVRASLALHKAEVTALRQAFHQLVEENKKLYADNKEVNHRAVLLAQEVDERHNSLENSTRTKIRHLEQRHHETVKELSSQLAFEREQLSHANAMLEKRIQALEGEEGKLKTEISRLAEENDELRQDQENLTKEITDLLEKNIKLNRDIAELEENNRNDYADDDECGFVRKDSEEVLDLIDRISFLQSENTGLRDKNDELSAEIETLNVELSKFKLKRCTTAAEDLSAAGSGDGPASSAAIKRRGDSPSKTRLADESHRLGKFRRCSNENDIESDSSSGDWMALHSELGQSLRGAEVAGCAELTGASSGISSMNESSLSRDDEIKTLRARIEELEVQLKEAKKEIALPEQVPAAEESANVAVTSSEVAVPTPAENSTPTKEEECKKLKARCEELESSLEQMRKEYEDCEDYWQTKVNDERLLYEEEQRMSDEKFTELLKKVAEYEEQFAGNSKMEKDGRLSPIDEKDGLEQQYLELEADFEQAQLALEERTSEVEKLRRRIQEMEQMHKYPSEMLLSPSPRVETPDVEDRPASSPISYLWNQSTIQRPVRDYQNPNWRPPTVANAISESVLVEEKCSIAVATPLNAELVTENKSSEFMGSSTEVDDVAAASSSFDRIISPIQKPITVVGSFDGESSSGAKEDESQHCTTVAVLDQVDASDACSVKSARSTHSLASTHSIQHSIANSEGSTSGVQTKHLRLMQLQLQDEIKDLTHERDCLMMELQQLKEAKSVLARSYAKTASHPNQMQKIQNLEQKNRHLQLMVKQQQQYTESILHQIWQQQRSEINDLRNRLEAQCVVISDQAARLANNDILVKDMYAENSQLMLQVQRLEHQCNRANWMQQYNQSNSSSGSHHGLSGIMPGLP; encoded by the exons ACTCCGATCATCCAGATCAgcagtcgcagcagcagcagcagcaaaaacaggaAGTACTGGATCAACAAATGGCTTCCTATGCCTCACCAGTTTGCCTTACGACCCCTGGCAAAGCCAACCATATCGGTGGAAACGctggcagcaacaacagcactaTTAGTAGTACATCGAGCAATTCGTCTACATCCGGTTCGCCGTCATTCCACAGTGCTGCAGGCAAGTTTTCGAACGGCGGTAGCAGTAGCAATAGTGGCAGCACTCATAAGCACCGATCGCCAACGCAACAGCGCAGTAGTTCGGCTCCGAAACCCTTCCACGGCAAGACAGAAACCTCGGGCCACAAGCTACCCCACGAGGATGAGGTGGttgagaaggagaagaagaacgtTAGCCTTTCGACGGTAATCGGTCATGCGAAGACACTACCGCACGACAAGCAGAAGACGAGCGTTGATGGCGTTCCGGTGGACGATAACGAATTCATGAGTCAGCCCATCGTCAATCGTCTGCCGAAACATGAGGCCGAGGTGGATGAAACGTCGGATCGGGAAGTATCGCCGAAGTTTGTCGTCGGCACGAAGAAGTACGGTCGCCGGTCAAGGCCACGGGAGGACGTGAACGGGCTCGACTCGTCTTCGCTTTCGTCCAACTCGGATAATGAATCGGTCACCGTGAAATCGGCGGCAAGgaagacagcagcagcagcagccggtgcCGCCGAGGAAGAGGAGCCGATTTCCGTGCATCATGTTCCTGGCAGGACGCGCCAAAGCTTCATCACCGGCACGGGGACTGTTGCCTCGTCCAAGGTGCAGCGGTCGGCATCGCAGAGCGACATACACGGCTCGAAACGACGCCGACCGGTAATGGCGGGTGGGACGGGCGTGAATCGGTTAAAACGGTGTGCCTCCCTGCCGACGCACCGGCAGCGTCCGACGGTGGTGGAAAGCAAACGCAACACTACCACGGTCACGATACGCGAGCAGCTGCACATGGACGACGATCGGATCGATCAAAAGATCTACTTCATGAATCTGTCCGAGAATCTGCGCGAAATCTGGGACTCGCTGCTGCTCGACTCCGACCGCCGGCATGGCGATCTGCTGAACCAGGCTCAGCTGGAGGAGGTGTGCGAGCGGGTGGGGTTGCAGAAAGTGCCGGCCCGGTTGGCCGCCCAGGAAGTGTTTAACAAGCTGTCGCTGCAACCGATCGAGGGTATCGGGTTTGAGGAATTTATTGCCCTGCTCGAAAGCAACACCGATCTGCTGCCGATGAGTGAAACCAAGGAACTGCAGCTAGGTGATTGCGGTACCGGCGGCAGTCCCACGGTCTCCCCGTCCGTCGTTTCGCCGGAAGAAAGTGCTTTTACGCTTGCAATGCCGCCAG ATTGGACGTCGGAAATCGGATCGCTGGCTGCttccatcatcatcgacaTGTGGGAATCGGCGGGCATTGATGCGCCGGCCAATTTGCTGCACGATCTTGGATTCGATCGAGACGTAATACAGGTGGCAGATTTGGTGCAGGCGCTCGAGGAGGAACATCAGCGGCTGGTGAGCGGTCACATGAACAGCAGCACTATCAGCAACATTAGCAGCAATCCGTTCGACGATGCTGCACTCATCGTACGA GCGTCGCTGGCACTGCACAAGGCAGAGGTGACCGCACTGCGCCAGGCGTTCCATCAGTTGGTGGAGGAGAACAAGAAGCTGTACGCGGACAACAAGGAAGTGAACCACCGGGCAGTGCTGCTCGCGCAGGAAGTGGATGAGCGACACAACTCGCTGGAAAACTCGACCCGCACGAAGATACGGCATCTGGAGCAGCGCCACCACGAAACGGTTAAGGAGCTCTCGTCGCAGCTAGCCTTCGAGCGGGAGCAATTGTCACACGCGAATGCAATGCTGGAAAAGCGCATCCAAGCGCTGGAGGGCGAGGAGGGAAAGCTGAAAACGGAAATCTCTCGCCTGGCTGAGGAAAACGACGAGCTGCGCCAAGATCAGGAGAATCTGACGAAGGAGATTACCGACCTGCTggagaaaaacatcaaactcAATCGAGACATAGCGGAGCTGGAGGAGAACAACCGCAACGATTatgccgacgacgacgagtgtGGCTTTGTGCGCAAGGACAGCGAAGAGGTGCTGGATTTGATCGATCGGATATCGTTTCTGCAGAGTGAAAATACGGGTCTGCGCGATAAGAACGACGAGCTGAGTGCCGAGATAGAGACGCTCAACGTTGAGCTGAGCAAGTTCAAGCTGAAACGCTGCACAACGGCGGCGGAGGACTTAAGTGCAGCGGGAAGTGGAGATGGCCCGGCTAGCTCAGCGGCTATCAAGCGGCGGGGAGATTCGCCGAGCAAAACGCGACTGGCGGATGAAAGCCATCGGTTGGGCAAATTCCGCCGATGCAGCAACGAGAATGACATCGAATCGGACTCCTCGTCGGGCGATTGGATGGCACTGCATTCGGAGCTGGGGCAGAGTCTGCGGGGCGCTGAGGTAGCTGGGTGTGCGGAGCTGACCGGTGCATCGTCCGGAATTTCAAGCATGAACGAATCATCATTGAGCCGTGACGATGAAATCAAAACGCTGCGTGCGAGAATTGAGGAGCTCGAGgtgcagctgaaggaagcgaaAAAAGAAATCGCACTTCCGGAACAGGTGCCTGCCGCCGAAGAGTCGGCCAATGTCGCAGTAACGTCCAGCGAGGTAGCAGTACCAACACCGGCCGAGAACTCCACGCCGACGAAGGAGGAGGAATGCAAAAAGCTGAAGGCACGGTGCGAAGAGCTCGAATCGAGCTTGGAGCAAATGCGCAAGGAGTACGAAGACTGTGAGGAttactggcagacgaaggtgAACGACGAGCGGCTGCTGTACGAAGAGGAGCAACGTATGAGCGATGAAAAGTTCACGGAGCTGCTCAAGAAGGTGGCCGAATACGAGGAACAGTTTGCCGGTAATTCCAAGATGGAAAAGGATGGTCGTTTGTCGCCTATCGACGAAAAGGATGGGTTGGAGCAGCAGTATCTTGAGCTGGAAGCGGACTTTGAGCAGGCACAGCTGGCACTGGAAGAGAGGACGTCCGAGGTGGAGAAGTTGCGCCGCAGGATACAGGAAATGGAACAGATGCACAAATATCCTTCGGAGATGCTACT TTCCCCATCACCGCGTGTAGAAACGCCGGATGTAGAGGATCGGCCAGCCAGTTCCCCGATCAGCTACTTGTGGAATCAAAGTACAATCCAGCGGCCAGTGCGGGATTATCAAAACCCGAACTGGCGTCCTCCTACCGTGGCGAATGCAATTTCTGAATCGGTTCTGGTTGAAGAAAAGTGTTCGATTGCGGTGGCGACGCCGTTGAACGCTGAGCTGGTGACTGAAAACAAAAGTAGCGAGTTTATGGGTTCGTCTACCGAGGTCGACGATGTAGCTGCTGCGTCTTCAAGCTTCGATCGCATTATTTCACCGATTCAGAAACCAATCACCGTTGTTGGCAGCTTCGATGGGGAAAGCTCCTCCGGTGCGAAAGAAGACGAAAGTCAACACTGTACTACCGTGGCCGTGTTGGATCAGGTTGATGCGTCGGACGCATGTTCAGTTAAATCAGCGCGCAGCACTCACAGTCTCGCTTCGACGCACAGCAT CCAACATTCGATTGCCAATTCCGAGGGAAGTACGAGCGGGGTGCAAACGAAGCATCTGCGATTGATGCAGCTACAGCTGCAGGATGAAATTAAAGACCTTACGCATGAGCGTGATTGTCTGATGAtggagctgcagcagctgaaaGAGGCCAAGTCGGTATTGGCCAGATCCTACGCCAAGACGGCTTCACATCCTAACCAGATGCAAAAAATACAGAACCTAGAGCAAAAGAATCGCCATCTACAGCTGATGgtgaagcaacagcagcagtataCCGAATCCATCTTGCATC AAATTTGGCAACAGCAGCGCAGTGAAATCAATGATCTGCGCAACCGGCTGGAGGCACAGTGCGTTGTGATATCGGATCAGGCGGCACGGCTGGCCAACAACGACATACTAGTCAAAGACATGTACGCGGAGAACTCGCAGCTAATGTTGCAGGTGCAGCGGCTGGAGCATCAGTGCAATCGTGCCAACTGGATGCAACAGTACAACCAATCCAACTCATCGTCCGGGAGCCACCACGGTTTGAGCGGCATCATGCCTGGGCTGCCGTAG
- the LOC120902267 gene encoding putative leucine-rich repeat-containing protein DDB_G0290503 isoform X3 translates to MASYASPVCLTTPGKANHIGGNAGSNNSTISSTSSNSSTSGSPSFHSAAGKFSNGGSSSNSGSTHKHRSPTQQRSSSAPKPFHGKTETSGHKLPHEDEVVEKEKKNVSLSTVIGHAKTLPHDKQKTSVDGVPVDDNEFMSQPIVNRLPKHEAEVDETSDREVSPKFVVGTKKYGRRSRPREDVNGLDSSSLSSNSDNESVTVKSAARKTAAAAAGAAEEEEPISVHHVPGRTRQSFITGTGTVASSKVQRSASQSDIHGSKRRRPVMAGGTGVNRLKRCASLPTHRQRPTVVESKRNTTTVTIREQLHMDDDRIDQKIYFMNLSENLREIWDSLLLDSDRRHGDLLNQAQLEEVCERVGLQKVPARLAAQEVFNKLSLQPIEGIGFEEFIALLESNTDLLPMSETKELQLGDCGTGGSPTVSPSVVSPEESAFTLAMPPDWTSEIGSLAASIIIDMWESAGIDAPANLLHDLGFDRDVIQVADLVQALEEEHQRLVSGHMNSSTISNISSNPFDDAALIVRASLALHKAEVTALRQAFHQLVEENKKLYADNKEVNHRAVLLAQEVDERHNSLENSTRTKIRHLEQRHHETVKELSSQLAFEREQLSHANAMLEKRIQALEGEEGKLKTEISRLAEENDELRQDQENLTKEITDLLEKNIKLNRDIAELEENNRNDYADDDECGFVRKDSEEVLDLIDRISFLQSENTGLRDKNDELSAEIETLNVELSKFKLKRCTTAAEDLSAAGSGDGPASSAAIKRRGDSPSKTRLADESHRLGKFRRCSNENDIESDSSSGDWMALHSELGQSLRGAEVAGCAELTGASSGISSMNESSLSRDDEIKTLRARIEELEVQLKEAKKEIALPEQVPAAEESANVAVTSSEVAVPTPAENSTPTKEEECKKLKARCEELESSLEQMRKEYEDCEDYWQTKVNDERLLYEEEQRMSDEKFTELLKKVAEYEEQFAGNSKMEKDGRLSPIDEKDGLEQQYLELEADFEQAQLALEERTSEVEKLRRRIQEMEQMHKYPSEMLLSPSPRVETPDVEDRPASSPISYLWNQSTIQRPVRDYQNPNWRPPTVANAISESVLVEEKCSIAVATPLNAELVTENKSSEFMGSSTEVDDVAAASSSFDRIISPIQKPITVVGSFDGESSSGAKEDESQHCTTVAVLDQVDASDACSVKSARSTHSLASTHSIQHSIANSEGSTSGVQTKHLRLMQLQLQDEIKDLTHERDCLMMELQQLKEAKSVLARSYAKTASHPNQMQKIQNLEQKNRHLQLMVKQQQQYTESILHQIWQQQRSEINDLRNRLEAQCVVISDQAARLANNDILVKDMYAENSQLMLQVQRLEHQCNRANWMQQYNQSNSSSGSHHGLSGIMPGLP, encoded by the exons ATGGCTTCCTATGCCTCACCAGTTTGCCTTACGACCCCTGGCAAAGCCAACCATATCGGTGGAAACGctggcagcaacaacagcactaTTAGTAGTACATCGAGCAATTCGTCTACATCCGGTTCGCCGTCATTCCACAGTGCTGCAGGCAAGTTTTCGAACGGCGGTAGCAGTAGCAATAGTGGCAGCACTCATAAGCACCGATCGCCAACGCAACAGCGCAGTAGTTCGGCTCCGAAACCCTTCCACGGCAAGACAGAAACCTCGGGCCACAAGCTACCCCACGAGGATGAGGTGGttgagaaggagaagaagaacgtTAGCCTTTCGACGGTAATCGGTCATGCGAAGACACTACCGCACGACAAGCAGAAGACGAGCGTTGATGGCGTTCCGGTGGACGATAACGAATTCATGAGTCAGCCCATCGTCAATCGTCTGCCGAAACATGAGGCCGAGGTGGATGAAACGTCGGATCGGGAAGTATCGCCGAAGTTTGTCGTCGGCACGAAGAAGTACGGTCGCCGGTCAAGGCCACGGGAGGACGTGAACGGGCTCGACTCGTCTTCGCTTTCGTCCAACTCGGATAATGAATCGGTCACCGTGAAATCGGCGGCAAGgaagacagcagcagcagcagccggtgcCGCCGAGGAAGAGGAGCCGATTTCCGTGCATCATGTTCCTGGCAGGACGCGCCAAAGCTTCATCACCGGCACGGGGACTGTTGCCTCGTCCAAGGTGCAGCGGTCGGCATCGCAGAGCGACATACACGGCTCGAAACGACGCCGACCGGTAATGGCGGGTGGGACGGGCGTGAATCGGTTAAAACGGTGTGCCTCCCTGCCGACGCACCGGCAGCGTCCGACGGTGGTGGAAAGCAAACGCAACACTACCACGGTCACGATACGCGAGCAGCTGCACATGGACGACGATCGGATCGATCAAAAGATCTACTTCATGAATCTGTCCGAGAATCTGCGCGAAATCTGGGACTCGCTGCTGCTCGACTCCGACCGCCGGCATGGCGATCTGCTGAACCAGGCTCAGCTGGAGGAGGTGTGCGAGCGGGTGGGGTTGCAGAAAGTGCCGGCCCGGTTGGCCGCCCAGGAAGTGTTTAACAAGCTGTCGCTGCAACCGATCGAGGGTATCGGGTTTGAGGAATTTATTGCCCTGCTCGAAAGCAACACCGATCTGCTGCCGATGAGTGAAACCAAGGAACTGCAGCTAGGTGATTGCGGTACCGGCGGCAGTCCCACGGTCTCCCCGTCCGTCGTTTCGCCGGAAGAAAGTGCTTTTACGCTTGCAATGCCGCCAG ATTGGACGTCGGAAATCGGATCGCTGGCTGCttccatcatcatcgacaTGTGGGAATCGGCGGGCATTGATGCGCCGGCCAATTTGCTGCACGATCTTGGATTCGATCGAGACGTAATACAGGTGGCAGATTTGGTGCAGGCGCTCGAGGAGGAACATCAGCGGCTGGTGAGCGGTCACATGAACAGCAGCACTATCAGCAACATTAGCAGCAATCCGTTCGACGATGCTGCACTCATCGTACGA GCGTCGCTGGCACTGCACAAGGCAGAGGTGACCGCACTGCGCCAGGCGTTCCATCAGTTGGTGGAGGAGAACAAGAAGCTGTACGCGGACAACAAGGAAGTGAACCACCGGGCAGTGCTGCTCGCGCAGGAAGTGGATGAGCGACACAACTCGCTGGAAAACTCGACCCGCACGAAGATACGGCATCTGGAGCAGCGCCACCACGAAACGGTTAAGGAGCTCTCGTCGCAGCTAGCCTTCGAGCGGGAGCAATTGTCACACGCGAATGCAATGCTGGAAAAGCGCATCCAAGCGCTGGAGGGCGAGGAGGGAAAGCTGAAAACGGAAATCTCTCGCCTGGCTGAGGAAAACGACGAGCTGCGCCAAGATCAGGAGAATCTGACGAAGGAGATTACCGACCTGCTggagaaaaacatcaaactcAATCGAGACATAGCGGAGCTGGAGGAGAACAACCGCAACGATTatgccgacgacgacgagtgtGGCTTTGTGCGCAAGGACAGCGAAGAGGTGCTGGATTTGATCGATCGGATATCGTTTCTGCAGAGTGAAAATACGGGTCTGCGCGATAAGAACGACGAGCTGAGTGCCGAGATAGAGACGCTCAACGTTGAGCTGAGCAAGTTCAAGCTGAAACGCTGCACAACGGCGGCGGAGGACTTAAGTGCAGCGGGAAGTGGAGATGGCCCGGCTAGCTCAGCGGCTATCAAGCGGCGGGGAGATTCGCCGAGCAAAACGCGACTGGCGGATGAAAGCCATCGGTTGGGCAAATTCCGCCGATGCAGCAACGAGAATGACATCGAATCGGACTCCTCGTCGGGCGATTGGATGGCACTGCATTCGGAGCTGGGGCAGAGTCTGCGGGGCGCTGAGGTAGCTGGGTGTGCGGAGCTGACCGGTGCATCGTCCGGAATTTCAAGCATGAACGAATCATCATTGAGCCGTGACGATGAAATCAAAACGCTGCGTGCGAGAATTGAGGAGCTCGAGgtgcagctgaaggaagcgaaAAAAGAAATCGCACTTCCGGAACAGGTGCCTGCCGCCGAAGAGTCGGCCAATGTCGCAGTAACGTCCAGCGAGGTAGCAGTACCAACACCGGCCGAGAACTCCACGCCGACGAAGGAGGAGGAATGCAAAAAGCTGAAGGCACGGTGCGAAGAGCTCGAATCGAGCTTGGAGCAAATGCGCAAGGAGTACGAAGACTGTGAGGAttactggcagacgaaggtgAACGACGAGCGGCTGCTGTACGAAGAGGAGCAACGTATGAGCGATGAAAAGTTCACGGAGCTGCTCAAGAAGGTGGCCGAATACGAGGAACAGTTTGCCGGTAATTCCAAGATGGAAAAGGATGGTCGTTTGTCGCCTATCGACGAAAAGGATGGGTTGGAGCAGCAGTATCTTGAGCTGGAAGCGGACTTTGAGCAGGCACAGCTGGCACTGGAAGAGAGGACGTCCGAGGTGGAGAAGTTGCGCCGCAGGATACAGGAAATGGAACAGATGCACAAATATCCTTCGGAGATGCTACT TTCCCCATCACCGCGTGTAGAAACGCCGGATGTAGAGGATCGGCCAGCCAGTTCCCCGATCAGCTACTTGTGGAATCAAAGTACAATCCAGCGGCCAGTGCGGGATTATCAAAACCCGAACTGGCGTCCTCCTACCGTGGCGAATGCAATTTCTGAATCGGTTCTGGTTGAAGAAAAGTGTTCGATTGCGGTGGCGACGCCGTTGAACGCTGAGCTGGTGACTGAAAACAAAAGTAGCGAGTTTATGGGTTCGTCTACCGAGGTCGACGATGTAGCTGCTGCGTCTTCAAGCTTCGATCGCATTATTTCACCGATTCAGAAACCAATCACCGTTGTTGGCAGCTTCGATGGGGAAAGCTCCTCCGGTGCGAAAGAAGACGAAAGTCAACACTGTACTACCGTGGCCGTGTTGGATCAGGTTGATGCGTCGGACGCATGTTCAGTTAAATCAGCGCGCAGCACTCACAGTCTCGCTTCGACGCACAGCAT CCAACATTCGATTGCCAATTCCGAGGGAAGTACGAGCGGGGTGCAAACGAAGCATCTGCGATTGATGCAGCTACAGCTGCAGGATGAAATTAAAGACCTTACGCATGAGCGTGATTGTCTGATGAtggagctgcagcagctgaaaGAGGCCAAGTCGGTATTGGCCAGATCCTACGCCAAGACGGCTTCACATCCTAACCAGATGCAAAAAATACAGAACCTAGAGCAAAAGAATCGCCATCTACAGCTGATGgtgaagcaacagcagcagtataCCGAATCCATCTTGCATC AAATTTGGCAACAGCAGCGCAGTGAAATCAATGATCTGCGCAACCGGCTGGAGGCACAGTGCGTTGTGATATCGGATCAGGCGGCACGGCTGGCCAACAACGACATACTAGTCAAAGACATGTACGCGGAGAACTCGCAGCTAATGTTGCAGGTGCAGCGGCTGGAGCATCAGTGCAATCGTGCCAACTGGATGCAACAGTACAACCAATCCAACTCATCGTCCGGGAGCCACCACGGTTTGAGCGGCATCATGCCTGGGCTGCCGTAG